TGTTTACTGAACTGAAGCTTCAGGACTTGCGTAATAAGAATTAGTTTTGAGGCTGGTTATAAGGTTTTTATTCCTTGACTTCTAGTCAAGGGTTTTCAGTACATATTTTATAAAAAAATCATCATTAAATGAATTAGTCAGATAAATATGGGAATCCTATGTCATAGCCCTAATTTAAGTCTAGGACACATCCCTTGGTTATTTCTGATAATATGCAAATTGCGGATTACAAGATTATAGAACTGGCCCATTCAGGAGCAGTTACTAATATTTACCGTGCTACGCAAGTTACAAATAATACTTCTTTTATTCTCAAGGTATTGCCAGAAGAAAAGTTTTCTTTAGAAACAATTGCCAGATTTAAACACGAACATTCTATTTCTGCTAACCTAGACCATCCTCATATTGTCAAACTACTAAATTTAGAAACTTATAATCAACAATTAGTATTAATCTTTGAAGATTTTGATGGCGTTAGTCTCAAACAGTATATAGAATCTCATAAACCATGCCTGCAACTTACTTTACAAGTAGCGATCGCTATCACTCGTGCTTTAGTCTATATTCATGACAACCAGATTATTCATAAAGATATTAAACCTGCCAATATCATTATTAAAAATACAGAAAATTTAATTATTAAACTGACTGACTTCAGCATTGCTTCTAGGTTAGGAAAGGAAACGCCACAACTTGTCAACCCCAACCAGCTAGAAGGAACGCTGGACTATATGTCCCCAGAACAGACGGGACGCATGAACCGTAACTTAGACTACCGTACTGACTTCTATTCATTAGGCATCACGTTGTACGAAATGCTTACCGGACAATTGCCTTTTATTAGCGATGAACCAATAGAGTTAGTATATGCGCATATTGCCAAGGAAGCTAAACCTATTCAACAGTTAGTAGCAGATATTCCGCCTATCGTAGTTAGTATTGTCAACAAGTTAATGGCCAAAAATGCGGAAGATAGATATCAAAGTGCTAGAGGCTTATTAGCTGATTTAGAACAATGTTTATCACAGATCGATTCTACAGGAACGATAGTTGACTTTATACCAGGTCGTCTAGATGTTCTTTCTCAGCTACTTATTCCCCAAAAGTTATACGGACGAGAAAATCAAGTTGAACAACTACTCCAATCATTTACTAGAATCAGTCATGGTAATAGTGAATTAGTATTAGTATCTGGTTACTCAGGTATAGGTAAAACTTCTGTTATTAATGAAGTTAACAAGCTCATTACCAAATCCAAGGGATACTTTATTAGTGGTAAATGTGATCAATTCAAGCGTGACATCCCCTATTTATCTCTTGCTCAGGCATTTTCTTCTTTAGTCAGTCAACTGTTAACAGAATCAACAGAAAAACTAGAAGTATGGCGTAATCATATACTGCAAGCTGTATGTAGTGACGGACAAGTAATTATTGATATTATACCAGAAGTTGAATTAATTATTGGCAAACAACCACAAGTATCTGAATTGGGGTATAGTGAATCACAAAATAGATTTAATCGCGTATTTAAAAACTTTATTCAAGTATTCTACTCTTGTGAACATCCATTAGTAATATTTTTAGATGATTTACAATGGGCAGATGCAGCAACTTTAAAATTAATAGAGTTGTTGCTTTGTGATGTTAATATTAAATACTTATTAGTCATTGGAGCATATCGTGATAATGAGGTAAACACAGCCCATCCTTTGATGAACACGATTGCAGAAATTAATCAGTTTGGTGTAGTTATAAATAATATTGTCCTGCAACCATTAGAATTAAATGATGTGGTTAATTTGGTTGTAGATACATTAAATGAAGATACTAATCGTTGCTACCCCTTAGCTAAATTAATCTTCCAAAAGACTGCTGGTAATCCCTTTTTTATCACTCAATTAATCAAGGCATTACATCAAGAACTACTATTAGTATTTGATTTTAGTGAACAACAGTGGTACTGGGATATAGAAAAAATTATTACTGTTGGTATTTCTGATCAAAGTGTAGTTGAATTACTAGCAAAACGCCTCAAACGTTTACCATTAAATACACAAAAAGTTATCCAATTAGCAGCTTGTATAGGCGATAAGTTTAGCCTAGATGTTTTGTCATTAGTAAATGAAAAATCAGTATTTGATACAGCAAAGGAAATTGATGCAGCACTACAAACTGGACTGATTTTACCGCTTAATGAAGCATATCGCCTACCTTTGTTATTCCATCCTGAAGATAGTATTTCGTTTGATAGTAGACAGATTATTTACAAATTTCTCCATGACAGAGTACAGCAAGCAGCATATTCATTAATTCCCCATGAAGAAAAGAAATTTACTCATATTAAAATAGGACAATTATTGCTGGCTAATACACCAGATACAGAGATAGAAAGCCAGATATTTGATATTGTTAACCAATTAAATAAAAGTATTGATATTATTCAGGATGAATCACAAAAATCTCAGTTAGCTAAATTAAACTTAATTGCTGGGCGTAAAGCAAAAAAAGCAACAGCTTATGAACCAGCTTTCCATTACTTTCAAATTAGTATAAGTATTTTAGATAGAGAAGCATGGAAAAAAAACTATAATCTCACCTGTCAATTGTATCAAGAAGCAGCAGAAGTTGCCTATCTATGCGGTCAATTTGAAAAAATGCACTATTTAGTAGATAGCGTGATTGAAAATGCTCATCAATTAACTGAAAAAATAAAAGTTTATAACTTAAAAATTCTGACAGCTATAGCTCAAAAGCAGTTACAAAAAGCTGTGCAAATTGGCTTAGATTTACTTAATCGTATAGGCGTTAATTTACCTGAAGAACCTGCCGATGATTTTGTACATCAAACATTAATAGACACAAATTCCTTAATTCCTAGCAATAATATTCAAAGCTTGCTCCAGCTACCAGAAATGACTGATAGTAATGCTATAGCTGCTATGGAAATTTTGGATACTGTTTCTACGGCGGCTTATTCAGCTTCTCCCAAATTGATGTTACTGATCAATTTAACGCGAGTACAACTGTCTTTAAAGCATGGTAGATGTGTTTTTTCGCCTATTGCTTATGCAGCTTATGGGTTAATTTTGTGTGGTGTGCTGAATGATAGAGAAATGGGTTATGAGTTTGGTAAGCTAGCACTAAATTTAGCGAAAAATATTAATTCTACTATTCATGGAAAAGTATTATTTTATATAAGTAATTTCATTTTTCACTGGAAAATTCATTTACGAGAAACTCTACAATTTTCTAAATTGGGTTCAAAATGTAGTTTGGAAGGTGGTGACTTAGAATATACAGCATGGTCTTACCAATTTGAATGTCGTTCTTTATATTGGCAAGGTGAAGAATTAAGTAGTCTTAAACAGAAAATAGAAAATGATATTGATTTAATCTGCCAAACTAAGCAAGAACAACCATTAAGTCATCAGTACTTACTTTATCAAGTAGTTTTAAACTTAATGGATTATGCTGAAGATGCTTGTAGTTTAATAGGAAAAACTTATAATGAGCAAGAGTCTCTGACTCAATATCAAGATAGCAATGATGCTTTAGCAATCTTCTTTTTAAATTTATATAAACTTGTGCTTTATTACTTATTTGGCAAGTATGAAAAAGCGAGTTGTCATGCGGTTATTGTAAGTAAATATATAGATAGTGCTGTCGCACAGCTTGTTGTGCCTATATTCTATTTTTATGATTCGCTAACACAACTAGCAATTTATACTAATCATACAGATGCTCAACAGAAAAATATCCTTTTGCGAGTACAAAGTAATCAAGAGAAAATGCAGCAATGGGCAGAATTAGCCCCAATGAATTACTTACACAAGTATTATTTAGTAGCAGCAGAATTATATCGTCTTCAGGGGCAGACATATCAAGCAATGGATTATTATGACAGAGCGATCGCACTAGCTCAAGAACATGGTTATATCCAAGAAGCTGCTTTAGCTAATGAACTAACTGCATCATTTTACAGCCAATTGGGGAGAAAAAAATTAGCTAAAAATTATCTTGATGAAGCTTATTCTCACTACCTTTGCTGGGGAGCGATCGCCAAAGTAAAAGATTTAGAACAGCGTCATCCTCATTTATTGACGAGAATAGCAAAATCAACATCATCTTCTATTAGTATTACTAAAAGTTCTACTACTTCTACAAAATCACTATCTTTAGATATCTCTACAGTAGTGAAAGCTTCTCAGGCATTAAGTAGTGAAATTGTTATGGCTAGCTTCCTTGAAAAACTGATGTTTTTAGTTAAGGAAAATGCAGGCGCACAAAAAGTATTTTTTATTGCTCAAGAAAAGCAGCAATTACTCATTGAAGGCTCTCTCATAGAAGATGGTACTGTTACAACATTTCAATCTATACCTATTACAGAAAAACAGATATTACCAGCATCTCTAATTAATTATGTAGCCCGAACGCAAACAGCACTGGTAATAGATGATGTAACTCATGCAGATAACTTCCATAAAGACCCCTACATTGTTACTTATCAGCCAAAATCTATTCTTGTATCACCGATTATCTATCAAGGAAAGCTGAGTGGTATTTTATATTTAGAAAATAATCTCACAACTCATGCTTTTACTAAAAATAGACTAGAAGTCTTACAAATTTTATCGGCACAAGCTGCAATTTCCCTAGAAAATACTCGTTTTTATTCAACTCTAGAAACTCGTGTTAAAGAACGTACACAAGAACTAGAAGAAAAGAATCAGCAATTAAAAACTATTTTAGGAGAATTAAGGCGTACTCAAGCTCAACTAATTCATAATGAAAAAATGTCTTCATTAGGGCAATTAGTAGCAGGTGTAGCTCATGAAATTAATAATCCGATTAATTTTATTTATGGTAATGTAACGCACATCTCAGAGTATAGTCAGTGTTTACTAAATATTGTTGATTTTTATCAAGAAAAATATCCCGACTCTCAAGATGATTTACTAGAAATAACAGATGATAGTGACATAGATTTTATCAAAGATGATTTGCCAAAACTGCTTAGTTCTATCAGAACAGGTGCAGAACGTATACGTGATATAGTTAAATCTTTACGTAACTTCTCGCGCTTAGATGAAGCAGCTATCAAACAGGTAGATATTCACGAGGGTATTAATAATACCTGTATGATATTACAGCAAAAGCTTAATAATATTAAAATTATTAAACAATATGGAGAATTACCTAAAATTACTTGTGACGCTAGCCAAATAAATCAAGTTTTTCTACATTTGCTCAATAATTCTATAGATGCTGTATCAGAATTAGAGATTAGTCAGACAGCAAAAGGAAATCAAGATTTAGAATATAAGCCGACTATTTGGATAGATACATTTATAAATGAAAATCAACAAATAGTTGTTAAGATTACTGACAATGGTGTAGGGATAGATAATAAAATCAAAGATAAAGTTTTTGATCCATTTTTTACCACAAAACCAGTTGGTAAAGGTACAGGCTTAGGTTTATCGATTAGCTACCAAATTATGGAGAAACATCAGGGTAGCTTAGAATGTATATCCTCACCAGGAGTTGAGACAACTTTTGTGATGAAATTGCCAATATCTGGGAAATAATTTTGTCATATCCTCTCTGCTCAATACTTAAAAATCACTCACGGGAAAAACCACAATCAAAAATCAAAAAGTTTTTCCCGCCCCTCATTCCATACTCAGCATTCAGTATTTCAATTAGAACTTCTGGCGCAAGATGCTCCACCGGGATCAGCGAAAATGGCTAAGGTATGATATTCTGGCGGCGTGTCTTCGTAAAGAACTTTAAAGGTATAAAGTTTGCTTTGACCTTGACCTTCAGTAATGACTGTTAGGAGTGTATTTTGGGTACTCCGCACACCAGGAAGGTTGAGTTTGGGAATACGTCGTAGTTGAATGACGTTAGCGGATGAATTTTTGCAATCTTCACTATTACCGCTTTGTTGCCCAAACTGCATACACATGGGGCCATCAAAGTCTAGCGTTACTTGAGAAGGGTCATTTAACCAAACTTTTCTGATTTTTTCACCGGCGGGAATAAAGCTGAGGTTTGTTCCTTGTTCGTACCATACTTTGATAGTTGGTACTAATCCGCCCAAACCTTGTGCTTGACAGGAGAAGATAGAACGCAGAACAGCATTGTCAGCGATCGCACGACTTCCTAATAAGATGATTACACCTGAAAAAATCAAGATAGATAAAGGCAAGCGAGGAAAATAGTTTTTAGCCTTCATGAAACTAATTACGAACTTGTACTGAGCGTAGCCGTTCACGGAGTGTCTCGTAGAGAAGTATTACGAATTATTTAAAGCTGTACTGCTTGATTGACATAGATTTCTACTTGAGTTCCAGCGCCAAGTAGCCAAACATTGGTTTGCTGCATCATTTGGGCAACTGCTTGTTGATTGCGTTGGGAAATTTGCGGAACCACGGAGTTTAAACCACCTTCGACAACCCCAGCTACATAATTGCGTCGGTTATTGCCTGTAGTAACTGTAGTGCTACCACCATTCACCACAACTGAAGAATCTGTACGGTTAAATAATTCTGCGCCTTTAGCTATACCACCCAAAACAAACAAACCCGCATCCATCCCGGCAATTGATGAACCGCGATCGGGGTATTGCTTTGCTAATAAAGGAGAACCACCAGCACCACGAATTGTTAGTGCATTGTTGGGAATGTCTCTTTCTGAGAGAACGCCATTATTTTGGACAATCATTTTGGTGAGATTGAGCTGCATCACACCTTGTTCAGAAACTGATTTTAGCTCAGTTAATATCTCAGTATTTGCTGGTACGGCGATCGCTCCATCTGCGCCTTTGAGTGGTTCTGTTAAACGGATAACAAAAGTGTTCTTACTGTCGTTGTCATCATTGTTATTATTACCACTTCTATTTCTAGTAGTTTCCCCAAAGACAGCCGTCGCTAATACAGCTTTAGCACTTGTTCCTACCTTCAATGCTTGTGGATTGCGGGATTGCCCTTGACTCATGCCATAATTAGGAGGCTGTGGTGGCTGGTATTCGTTATTACTTAGCTGTGGTCTTGGTGCGGTAACTGGCTGCTGCTGAGAAACTGTCATGCTAGGTTGATCTACGGGATTAGCTTGGCCGTAACTCCCCACCTTAGATAGTCTTCTCCATTGCTCCCAAGGATTGAGCGGGGTTGGTGCAGGATTTGATACTACTACAGGAGGTGGTGGTACTTGGGGATTACTAGAACTGACTACAGGTATAGG
Above is a genomic segment from Nostoc sp. MS1 containing:
- a CDS encoding ATP-binding sensor histidine kinase, encoding MQIADYKIIELAHSGAVTNIYRATQVTNNTSFILKVLPEEKFSLETIARFKHEHSISANLDHPHIVKLLNLETYNQQLVLIFEDFDGVSLKQYIESHKPCLQLTLQVAIAITRALVYIHDNQIIHKDIKPANIIIKNTENLIIKLTDFSIASRLGKETPQLVNPNQLEGTLDYMSPEQTGRMNRNLDYRTDFYSLGITLYEMLTGQLPFISDEPIELVYAHIAKEAKPIQQLVADIPPIVVSIVNKLMAKNAEDRYQSARGLLADLEQCLSQIDSTGTIVDFIPGRLDVLSQLLIPQKLYGRENQVEQLLQSFTRISHGNSELVLVSGYSGIGKTSVINEVNKLITKSKGYFISGKCDQFKRDIPYLSLAQAFSSLVSQLLTESTEKLEVWRNHILQAVCSDGQVIIDIIPEVELIIGKQPQVSELGYSESQNRFNRVFKNFIQVFYSCEHPLVIFLDDLQWADAATLKLIELLLCDVNIKYLLVIGAYRDNEVNTAHPLMNTIAEINQFGVVINNIVLQPLELNDVVNLVVDTLNEDTNRCYPLAKLIFQKTAGNPFFITQLIKALHQELLLVFDFSEQQWYWDIEKIITVGISDQSVVELLAKRLKRLPLNTQKVIQLAACIGDKFSLDVLSLVNEKSVFDTAKEIDAALQTGLILPLNEAYRLPLLFHPEDSISFDSRQIIYKFLHDRVQQAAYSLIPHEEKKFTHIKIGQLLLANTPDTEIESQIFDIVNQLNKSIDIIQDESQKSQLAKLNLIAGRKAKKATAYEPAFHYFQISISILDREAWKKNYNLTCQLYQEAAEVAYLCGQFEKMHYLVDSVIENAHQLTEKIKVYNLKILTAIAQKQLQKAVQIGLDLLNRIGVNLPEEPADDFVHQTLIDTNSLIPSNNIQSLLQLPEMTDSNAIAAMEILDTVSTAAYSASPKLMLLINLTRVQLSLKHGRCVFSPIAYAAYGLILCGVLNDREMGYEFGKLALNLAKNINSTIHGKVLFYISNFIFHWKIHLRETLQFSKLGSKCSLEGGDLEYTAWSYQFECRSLYWQGEELSSLKQKIENDIDLICQTKQEQPLSHQYLLYQVVLNLMDYAEDACSLIGKTYNEQESLTQYQDSNDALAIFFLNLYKLVLYYLFGKYEKASCHAVIVSKYIDSAVAQLVVPIFYFYDSLTQLAIYTNHTDAQQKNILLRVQSNQEKMQQWAELAPMNYLHKYYLVAAELYRLQGQTYQAMDYYDRAIALAQEHGYIQEAALANELTASFYSQLGRKKLAKNYLDEAYSHYLCWGAIAKVKDLEQRHPHLLTRIAKSTSSSISITKSSTTSTKSLSLDISTVVKASQALSSEIVMASFLEKLMFLVKENAGAQKVFFIAQEKQQLLIEGSLIEDGTVTTFQSIPITEKQILPASLINYVARTQTALVIDDVTHADNFHKDPYIVTYQPKSILVSPIIYQGKLSGILYLENNLTTHAFTKNRLEVLQILSAQAAISLENTRFYSTLETRVKERTQELEEKNQQLKTILGELRRTQAQLIHNEKMSSLGQLVAGVAHEINNPINFIYGNVTHISEYSQCLLNIVDFYQEKYPDSQDDLLEITDDSDIDFIKDDLPKLLSSIRTGAERIRDIVKSLRNFSRLDEAAIKQVDIHEGINNTCMILQQKLNNIKIIKQYGELPKITCDASQINQVFLHLLNNSIDAVSELEISQTAKGNQDLEYKPTIWIDTFINENQQIVVKITDNGVGIDNKIKDKVFDPFFTTKPVGKGTGLGLSISYQIMEKHQGSLECISSPGVETTFVMKLPISGK
- a CDS encoding TrbI/VirB10 family protein — protein: MTYETQPKSLTHLEVDPADWESQMARLVGLAAEPANHTPDIVPIQPSPTSPQEVKTEQPLSSNPFAKLALVGTATLVMVMVAGVFLTQLMSAGNQKSKPKSSTASQPETPATNFAPQQNLEQEVETLKTKLALAEQAQAVKVAQQNLRNAPRVIATATPQTNTSVPRVTVTQATPTSARRRVEGYAPNPYPYTPPIPVVSSSNPQVPPPPVVVSNPAPTPLNPWEQWRRLSKVGSYGQANPVDQPSMTVSQQQPVTAPRPQLSNNEYQPPQPPNYGMSQGQSRNPQALKVGTSAKAVLATAVFGETTRNRSGNNNNDDNDSKNTFVIRLTEPLKGADGAIAVPANTEILTELKSVSEQGVMQLNLTKMIVQNNGVLSERDIPNNALTIRGAGGSPLLAKQYPDRGSSIAGMDAGLFVLGGIAKGAELFNRTDSSVVVNGGSTTVTTGNNRRNYVAGVVEGGLNSVVPQISQRNQQAVAQMMQQTNVWLLGAGTQVEIYVNQAVQL